A region of Ornithodoros turicata isolate Travis chromosome 5, ASM3712646v1, whole genome shotgun sequence DNA encodes the following proteins:
- the LOC135394357 gene encoding uncharacterized protein LOC135394357, which produces MQQPLGLSLRDFKSRVARFAEERGIINKLRANLRCEFVKALELLPHRAQDFSSRTLSHQVIQSLIAEYLSHHGFHYTVSTLVCESAHQTCLTATDVRALLHLGKSQLPALESIVHERMGTVEETEALHQQLENTRRQLQEICEKMTPVESSKLCEEHNFSFIVSTDSAK; this is translated from the exons ATGCAGCAGCCTCTTGGGCTCAGTCTTCGAGATTTCAAAAGCCGTGTTGCTCGTTTTGCGGAAGAGAGGGGCATAATCAACAAACTTCGTGCGAATCTGCGTTGTGAATTTGTGAAAGCGTTGGAGCTGCTGCCACACCGGGCACAAGACTTCTCGTCTCGGACGTTGTCACATCAG GTTATCCAGTCGTTGATTGCAGAGTATCTATCCCATCATGGCTTCCACTACACAGTGAGCACCCTCGTTTGCGAAAGCGCTCACCAAACGTGCCTGACGGCGACAGATGTGCGTGCACTGCTCCACCTGGGCAAGTCTCAACTGCCAGCGCTAGAGAGCATCGTGCATGAAAGAATGGGCACTGTTGAG GAGACAGAAGCACTGCATCAGCAACTGGAGAACACGAGGCGGCAGTTGCAAGAAATATGTGAAAAGATGACTCCAGTCGAGTCAAGCAAGTTATGCGAGGAACACAACTTTTCATTTATTGTTTCCACGGATAGTGCAAAATGA